Genomic DNA from Candidatus Marinimicrobia bacterium CG08_land_8_20_14_0_20_45_22:
GTTCGTCAAACGGATTGGAATACCGGACGCATGTGCCTTTCTTGACGACGATGGATTCGCCTGCATTAAGAATGACTATTCCGCCGTCGATTTCGATCTGTTTCTTTCCTTTTTGAAGCAGGGTGAATTCGTCAAACTCCGGCGTCTGAGGCGGTTCGCTCCAATGCGGCGGAGCGACCATCAGGGCAATGCTGATCCGTGTATCGCCATCGCTAGCTCGACCGAAGTGCTCCTCAATGTATTTGCCATCGGTTGTGGGAATTATGGTCGGTGATTTTTGAATGAAAAAAGGTTTGCTCATCAGTTTGTTCCTTCATTAAAATTTTAAATATGCCGGAGAATCACAAAAGTCACGCCGGCATTTGGATGCGTCGTGTCGGGATCGTTTTTGATCACGATAAATTTCTTCTTCAATGGTCGCAGTTTTTCATGTTGTTCAACGACTTCGTCGCCGGGAATGAA
This window encodes:
- a CDS encoding cupin, with the protein product MSKPFFIQKSPTIIPTTDGKYIEEHFGRASDGDTRISIALMVAPPHWSEPPQTPEFDEFTLLQKGKKQIEIDGGIVILNAGESIVVKKGTCVRYSNPFDEPSEYISVCLPAFSLETVHRKTDA